One region of Bacterioplanoides sp. SCSIO 12839 genomic DNA includes:
- a CDS encoding TonB-dependent receptor domain-containing protein has product MPFLNRTGYLLCSLSLTALTSASVYASDSKASAITANKHTVAATTSSQDETVELEKVQVWGTEVTASSVSLDSDSLAIRQADHISDLLRTLPGVDVGGAHSLNQRITIRSMDDKDLDIRIDGANQNTYMYHHMGNLQIHADILESVDIEVGKNSIINGGLGGTVRFRTKSAEQLLNPGEQFGGRVQAGYNSNSGSNIAASGYGKLGDEVDVLLYHNRVDRDNYKVGGGKIKDANGDEVPGTDGKVEGLEGTQDDTLVKFGWNVSDNQRLTLGYERYEDDGDYSYRPDMGLATDLAIAESLDAPLTWPTTFGRDTITLNYDASFDSSTVSASIYDNTSDLERDETAWKDSTAVIRGRPAADNAGTIEGEAHIRGANVLAATSIAAHTLAYGLEYTQYNTDYQADYLSGVSQSSDEKSTAKAIYLQDRWQVLQPLAITAGIRYDSVDLDTNTVDDNFSDSTFGLGLEYQLSDSISTRLSQTQLFKAPEVAEVFIGAGINDTENPDLKAETGTNTEANLQYSDELLAGTTFNAGATLFQTEIKDYIYDYAARSFKDNVGDMTIQGSEVYVGLTAQQLSALLTFSRAASDLDATNEYEALDGARIDRQQGNTLSLNLDYDIPALNLALHWDVLNVDDLDAGTDLDGATADNAKDGYQVHNVSARWTPSEVDGLSITVGVDNVFDEFYASQSSRTGTSVHPLFGDLYLLDYEPGRNIKLTVAYDF; this is encoded by the coding sequence ATGCCATTCCTGAACCGAACAGGCTATCTGCTTTGCAGCTTGTCATTAACCGCATTAACCAGCGCAAGCGTCTATGCCAGTGACAGCAAGGCCAGTGCCATTACAGCTAATAAACATACGGTCGCTGCAACCACATCTTCTCAGGATGAAACCGTTGAATTAGAAAAAGTTCAGGTTTGGGGCACAGAAGTAACCGCTTCCTCTGTGTCACTCGACAGCGATAGTCTGGCTATTCGCCAGGCAGATCATATCTCCGATTTATTGCGTACTCTACCCGGGGTCGACGTAGGCGGTGCTCACTCCCTGAATCAACGCATTACCATTCGAAGCATGGACGATAAAGACCTCGATATCCGTATCGACGGTGCCAATCAGAATACCTATATGTACCACCATATGGGTAACCTGCAAATTCATGCTGATATTCTGGAGTCGGTGGATATTGAAGTGGGTAAAAACTCCATCATTAATGGTGGTCTGGGTGGTACCGTACGTTTTCGTACCAAATCGGCCGAACAATTGTTAAACCCAGGTGAACAGTTTGGCGGGCGCGTTCAGGCGGGTTACAACAGTAACTCTGGCAGTAATATTGCCGCATCCGGTTATGGCAAACTTGGCGATGAGGTTGATGTTTTGCTGTATCACAACCGGGTCGATCGCGATAATTACAAAGTGGGCGGCGGCAAAATTAAAGATGCTAATGGTGATGAGGTTCCGGGCACCGATGGCAAAGTCGAAGGCTTAGAAGGCACTCAGGACGATACACTGGTGAAATTCGGCTGGAATGTATCCGACAATCAGCGCCTTACACTGGGTTATGAACGTTATGAAGATGACGGTGATTACAGCTACCGCCCGGACATGGGATTAGCGACAGACCTGGCCATTGCCGAAAGCCTGGATGCGCCACTCACCTGGCCCACCACCTTTGGCCGCGACACCATCACGTTAAACTATGATGCCAGTTTTGATAGCTCGACAGTAAGTGCCAGTATCTACGACAATACCAGTGATCTGGAACGTGACGAAACTGCCTGGAAAGACAGCACCGCGGTGATTCGTGGTCGCCCGGCAGCAGATAACGCTGGCACCATCGAAGGCGAGGCACATATCCGCGGTGCCAATGTATTAGCCGCAACCAGCATTGCGGCTCACACCCTGGCGTATGGACTGGAATACACACAATACAACACCGATTATCAGGCAGATTACCTGAGTGGTGTTAGCCAAAGCAGCGATGAAAAATCCACCGCCAAAGCAATTTATCTGCAAGATCGCTGGCAGGTTCTGCAGCCATTAGCCATCACGGCGGGCATTCGCTACGACAGTGTCGATCTAGATACCAACACCGTTGACGATAACTTCAGCGACAGTACGTTTGGTTTAGGGCTGGAGTATCAGCTCAGCGATAGTATCAGTACACGTCTGAGTCAGACACAGTTATTTAAAGCTCCGGAAGTCGCCGAAGTCTTTATTGGCGCCGGTATTAACGACACTGAAAATCCAGACCTTAAAGCAGAGACCGGAACCAACACAGAAGCGAACCTGCAATACAGCGATGAGCTCCTGGCCGGAACCACCTTTAATGCGGGTGCGACTTTATTCCAGACCGAAATCAAAGACTATATCTACGATTACGCAGCCCGCTCTTTTAAAGATAACGTCGGTGACATGACCATCCAGGGTTCTGAGGTTTATGTCGGCTTAACCGCACAACAGTTATCGGCCTTATTAACCTTCTCTCGTGCGGCCAGTGATTTAGACGCAACCAACGAATACGAGGCACTGGACGGCGCACGCATTGACCGCCAGCAAGGTAATACTCTGAGCCTGAATCTGGATTACGATATTCCGGCACTGAATCTGGCATTGCATTGGGATGTACTGAATGTAGACGACCTGGACGCAGGTACCGACCTGGATGGCGCAACCGCCGATAATGCCAAAGACGGCTATCAGGTGCACAATGTCTCCGCTCGCTGGACACCATCCGAGGTAGATGGCCTGTCGATCACCGTCGGTGTGGATAATGTATTTGATGAGTTTTACGCTTCCCAATCCAGCCGTACCGGCACATCAGTTCACCCGTTATTCGGAGATCTGTATCTGCTGGACTACGAGCCAGGGCGTAATATTAAACTGACGGTGGCGTATGACTTCTGA
- a CDS encoding PepSY-associated TM helix domain-containing protein — MSSTSKPWSKTPAARRVFSTARWLHVYISSLLLLLLIFFSVTGITLNHSEWFSGGAEEKTQELKLPQALQIILAEDLNAGLTPLQQWLKQQTGLQQPNQTELDYDAGEIYFDYSLPAGYAYISVIAEDGLVIIESRKGNLVGLLNDLHKGRHSGIAWSWLIDISAVLMLLFGVSGLIILLQNKKYRKSGLTAVVIGTILPLFIYLFWVPQTP, encoded by the coding sequence ATGTCATCCACCTCAAAACCCTGGAGTAAAACACCGGCAGCCAGGCGCGTATTTTCAACCGCGCGCTGGCTGCATGTGTATATTTCCAGTTTATTATTATTACTACTGATTTTTTTCAGCGTCACTGGCATCACGCTCAATCATAGCGAATGGTTTTCCGGCGGCGCTGAGGAAAAAACCCAGGAACTTAAACTTCCACAAGCACTGCAGATAATCCTGGCAGAAGATCTGAATGCAGGCCTGACACCATTGCAGCAATGGCTAAAGCAGCAAACAGGGTTACAGCAACCTAACCAAACTGAACTTGACTATGACGCTGGTGAGATATATTTCGATTATTCCCTGCCCGCCGGTTACGCCTATATCAGTGTTATTGCTGAGGATGGCCTGGTCATTATTGAAAGCCGCAAAGGCAATTTGGTTGGCCTGTTAAACGACCTGCATAAAGGTCGTCACAGCGGTATTGCCTGGTCCTGGCTGATTGATATCAGTGCAGTATTAATGCTTCTGTTTGGCGTTAGTGGGTTAATTATTCTGCTGCAAAACAAAAAATACCGAAAATCCGGTTTAACTGCCGTCGTTATCGGCACGATTTTGCCACTATTTATTTACCTGTTCTGGGTTCCCCAGACTCCCTGA